A single region of the Drosophila miranda strain MSH22 chromosome 2, D.miranda_PacBio2.1, whole genome shotgun sequence genome encodes:
- the LOC117187113 gene encoding DNA-binding protein RFX2-like isoform X2, whose protein sequence is MLSDLNRVDFHNMQEQAAWVSQCAPAVVQRLESDFKAALQQQSSLEQWASWLQLVVESAMEEYTGKPTYARAARQFLLKWSFYSSMIIRDLTLRSASSFGSFHLIRLLFDEYMFYLVEHKIAEAQQKTAIAVVCERMKEMDFEFECQFAYITSETEQQNTPSSVSGGDVGNEAKRLKQE, encoded by the exons ATGTTGAGTGATCTGAACCGCGTGGATTTCCACAATATGCAG GAACAGGCCGCCTGGGTGAGTCAGTGTGCCCCGGCTGTGGTTCAGAGATTGGAGAGCGACTTCAAGGCCGccctgcagcagcagagctCGCTGGAGCAGTGGGCCAGCTGGCTGCAGCTCGTGGTCGAGTCGGCCATGGAGGAGTACACGGGCAAGCCGACATATGCGCGGGCCGCCCGCCAGTTCCTGCTCAAGTGGAGCTTCTACAGCTCGATGATCATCCGGGACTTGACGCTGCGCTCGGCCTCGAGCTTCGGCAGCTTCCACCTGATAAGACTTCTGTTCGACGAGTACATGTTCTATCTGGTGGAGCACAAGATAGCCGAGGCGCAGCAGAAGACGGCCATAGCGGTCGTATGCGAACGCATG AAAGAGATGGACTTTGAATTTGAATGCCAGTTCGCGTACATCACCAGCGAAACGGAGCAGCAGAATACCCCCAGCTCGGTCAGCGGCGGGGATGTTGGCAACGAGGCGAAGCGACTGAAGCAGGAATGA
- the LOC117187113 gene encoding DNA-binding protein RFX2-like isoform X1, which yields MLSDLNRVDFHNMQEQAAWVSQCAPAVVQRLESDFKAALQQQSSLEQWASWLQLVVESAMEEYTGKPTYARAARQFLLKWSFYSSMIIRDLTLRSASSFGSFHLIRLLFDEYMFYLVEHKIAEAQQKTAIAVVCERMKKEMDFEFECQFAYITSETEQQNTPSSVSGGDVGNEAKRLKQE from the exons ATGTTGAGTGATCTGAACCGCGTGGATTTCCACAATATGCAG GAACAGGCCGCCTGGGTGAGTCAGTGTGCCCCGGCTGTGGTTCAGAGATTGGAGAGCGACTTCAAGGCCGccctgcagcagcagagctCGCTGGAGCAGTGGGCCAGCTGGCTGCAGCTCGTGGTCGAGTCGGCCATGGAGGAGTACACGGGCAAGCCGACATATGCGCGGGCCGCCCGCCAGTTCCTGCTCAAGTGGAGCTTCTACAGCTCGATGATCATCCGGGACTTGACGCTGCGCTCGGCCTCGAGCTTCGGCAGCTTCCACCTGATAAGACTTCTGTTCGACGAGTACATGTTCTATCTGGTGGAGCACAAGATAGCCGAGGCGCAGCAGAAGACGGCCATAGCGGTCGTATGCGAACGCATG AAGAAAGAGATGGACTTTGAATTTGAATGCCAGTTCGCGTACATCACCAGCGAAACGGAGCAGCAGAATACCCCCAGCTCGGTCAGCGGCGGGGATGTTGGCAACGAGGCGAAGCGACTGAAGCAGGAATGA
- the LOC117187111 gene encoding uncharacterized protein LOC117187111: MYINYPLQDAAGPSLDFYVSDSMQDMLDVDIWAEIASTLATSSDLTSLDHALETISAIKNNTSSGSNLPVAYNANANFLASSTLHASPTAKWMGSSANFWSNTDYYADLGPCVNPFSVMPLINSAACSASSMLGSPRRGTAATSTQSRAVPASPCGDRDQHKSHLTFSPAQMKVSAGSLRREQVRAHIPKQISVVTGTGSTAPATMATNSVLQRRNSSAVDAVRKDLGTELRRAQSQSSPSEEGGNKTSKTSSNQLTTGGVSTNTIKLAPGIGGLTFANSAAYQKLKHQSSAKSPNGSSPSSGNGMVLKREEASKRSLLQQGSTTPKSIASAAHSPHHQMQSMGSPSSGSSLASSSPLSNGSNLVNIANNSSGSAGLVKPLQQKVKLPVVGSAFPKPAYSYSCLIALALKNSRAGSLPVSEIYSFLCQHFQYFENAPSGWKNSVRHNLWLNKCFEKIERNQRKGCRWAMNPERITKMDEEVQKWSRKDPQAIRCAMLYPEHLESLERGEMKHGSADSDVELDSTSEIEESSDLEEQDFDDTLVDAMLVEEDEDVVDEDEDDDMLGEFEPEEELLASHSAASQSSHHLPLDHVLLRQKSSDFDIEVDEQLYDAIDIEDDKEAVRRAIASGQGTHIIELNPADLNANHNGYHHQQQQQAKRARLDINYAIGPAGELEQQYGQKVKVQQLVQTQAQPQPTTYNRRKMPLVNRII, from the exons ATGTACATTAACTATCCCTTGCAGGATGCGGCTGGCCCTTCGCTGGACTTTTACGTGTCCGACTCAATGCAGGACATGCTGGACGTGGACATCTGGGCGGAGATAGCCAGCACATTGGCTACCTCTAGCGACCTGACCTCGCTGGACCACGCCCTGGAGACGATTTCGGCCATCAAAAACAACacgagcagcggcagcaacctGCCGGTGGCATACAACGCCAACGCCAATTTCCTGGCCAGCAGCACGCTGCACGCCTCGCCCACGGCCAAGTGGATGGGCTCCTCGGCCAACTTCTGGTCGAACACCGACTACTACGCCGATCTGGGGCCCTGCGTGAATCCCTTTTCGGTGATGCCGCTGATCAACTCCGCTGCCTGCTCGGCCTCCTCCATGCTGGGGTCGCCGCGCAGGGGCACGGCAGCCACTTCCACACAGTCGCGGGCCGTGCCGGCATCGCCATGCGGGGACCGGGACCAGCACAAGTCACATCTGACCTTCTCGCCGGCCCAGATGAAGGTCAGCGCTGGATCGCTGCGCCGGGAGCAAGTGAGAGCACACATACCCAAACAGATTTCGGTGGTAACCGGCACCGGGAGCACGGCACCGGCCACCATGGCCACCAACTCGGTGCTGCAGCGCCGAAACTCCTCGGCGGTGGATGCGGTGCGCAAGGATCTGGGCACGGAGCTGCGCAGGGCCCAGTCGCAGTCCAGTCCGTCTGAGGAGGGCGGCAACAAGACCTCAAAGACCTCCTCCAACCAGCTCACCACCGGAGGCGTCTCCACCAACACGATCAAGCTGGCGCCCGGCATCGGGGGCCTAACCTTCGCCAACAGCGCCGCCTACCAGAAGCTGAAGCACCAGTCGTCGGCCAAGTCCCCCAACGGTTCGTCCCCGAGTTCGGGCAACGGCATGGTCCTGAAGCGGGAGGAGGCCTCCAAGCGCAGCCTGCTGCAGCAGGGGAGCACCACACCAAAGAGCATCGCCTCGGCGGCCCATTCGCCGCACCACCAGATGCAGAGCATGGGCTCGCCATCGTCCGGCTCGTCGCTGGCCTCCTCCTCGCCGCTCAGCAATGGCAGCAACCTGGTCAACATCgccaacaacagcagcggcagtgcTGGTCTCGTCAAGCCGCTGCAGCAGAAGGTCAAGCTGCCTGTCGTGGGCAGCGCCTTCCCCAAGCCGGCCTACTCATACTCCTGCCTCATCGCGCTGGCCCTGAAGAACTCGCGGGCCGGCTCGCTGCCCGTCTCGGAGATCTACAGTTTCCTGTGCCAGCACTTTCAGTACTTCGAGAATGCGCCAAGTGGCTGGAAGAACAGCGTGCGGCACAATCTGTGGCTGAACAAGTGCTTCGAGAAGATCGAGCGCAATCAGCGCAAGGGCTGCCGCTGGGCCATGAACCCGGAGCGCATCACCAAGATGGACGAGGAGGTGCAGAAGTGGTCGCGCAAGGATCCACAGGCCATACGCTGCGCCATGCTCTATCCGGAGCACCTGGAGTCGTTGGAGCGCGGCGAGATGAAGCACGGATCGGCCGACTCCGATGTGGAGCTCGATTCGACGTCGGAGATCGAAGAGTCCTCCGATCTGGAGGAGCAGGACTTCGACGACACCCTTGTGGATGCGATGCTCGTTGAGGAGGACGAAGATGTCGTGGACGAGGATGAGGACGACGATATGCTGGGCGAATTCGAGCCCGAGGAAGAGCTACTCGCCAGCCACTCCGCTGCCAGCCAGTCGAGCCATCACCTGCCCCTTGACCACGTCCTGCTCCGCCAGAAGAGCAGCGACTTTGACATTGAG GTCGACGAACAACTGTACGATGCCATCGACATCGAGGACGATAAGGAGGCAGTGCGCCGCGCCATAGCCAGTGGCCAAGGCACACACATCATCGAGCTGAATCCGGCCGATCTGAATGCGAACCACAACGGctaccaccaccagcagcagcagcaggcgaaGCGTGCGCGTCTGGACATCAACTATGCCATCGGTCCCGCCGGCGAGCTGGAGCAGCAGTATGGCCAGAAGGTGAAGGTGCAGCAGCTGGTGCAGACACAGGCGCAGCCACAGCCGACCACATACAATCGCCGCAAGATGCCGCTGGTCAACCGCATCATTTAA
- the LOC117187112 gene encoding DNA-binding protein RFX2-like isoform X2 — protein sequence MLSDLNRVDFHNVQEQAAWVSQCAPAVVQRLESDFKAALQQQSSLEQWASWLQLVVESAMEEYTGKPTYARAARQFLLKWSFYSSMIIRDLTLRSASSFGSFHLIRLLFDEYMFYLVEHKIAEAQQKTAIAVVCERMKEMDFEFECQFAYITSETEQQNTPSSVSGGDVGNEAKRLKQE from the exons ATGTTGAGTGATCTGAACCGCGTGGATTTCCACAATGTGCAG GAACAGGCCGCCTGGGTGAGTCAGTGTGCCCCGGCTGTGGTTCAGAGATTGGAGAGCGACTTCAAGGCCGccctgcagcagcagagctCGCTGGAGCAGTGGGCCAGCTGGCTGCAGCTCGTGGTCGAGTCGGCCATGGAGGAGTACACGGGCAAGCCGACATATGCGCGGGCCGCCCGCCAGTTCCTGCTCAAGTGGAGCTTCTACAGCTCGATGATCATCCGGGACTTGACGCTGCGCTCGGCCTCGAGCTTCGGCAGCTTCCACCTGATAAGACTTCTGTTCGACGAGTACATGTTCTATCTGGTGGAGCACAAGATAGCCGAGGCGCAGCAGAAGACGGCCATAGCGGTCGTATGCGAACGCATG AAAGAGATGGACTTTGAATTTGAATGCCAGTTCGCGTACATCACCAGCGAAACGGAGCAGCAGAATACCCCCAGCTCGGTCAGCGGCGGGGATGTTGGCAACGAGGCGAAGCGACTGAAGCAGGAATGA
- the LOC117187112 gene encoding DNA-binding protein RFX2-like isoform X1 — protein MLSDLNRVDFHNVQEQAAWVSQCAPAVVQRLESDFKAALQQQSSLEQWASWLQLVVESAMEEYTGKPTYARAARQFLLKWSFYSSMIIRDLTLRSASSFGSFHLIRLLFDEYMFYLVEHKIAEAQQKTAIAVVCERMKKEMDFEFECQFAYITSETEQQNTPSSVSGGDVGNEAKRLKQE, from the exons ATGTTGAGTGATCTGAACCGCGTGGATTTCCACAATGTGCAG GAACAGGCCGCCTGGGTGAGTCAGTGTGCCCCGGCTGTGGTTCAGAGATTGGAGAGCGACTTCAAGGCCGccctgcagcagcagagctCGCTGGAGCAGTGGGCCAGCTGGCTGCAGCTCGTGGTCGAGTCGGCCATGGAGGAGTACACGGGCAAGCCGACATATGCGCGGGCCGCCCGCCAGTTCCTGCTCAAGTGGAGCTTCTACAGCTCGATGATCATCCGGGACTTGACGCTGCGCTCGGCCTCGAGCTTCGGCAGCTTCCACCTGATAAGACTTCTGTTCGACGAGTACATGTTCTATCTGGTGGAGCACAAGATAGCCGAGGCGCAGCAGAAGACGGCCATAGCGGTCGTATGCGAACGCATG AAGAAAGAGATGGACTTTGAATTTGAATGCCAGTTCGCGTACATCACCAGCGAAACGGAGCAGCAGAATACCCCCAGCTCGGTCAGCGGCGGGGATGTTGGCAACGAGGCGAAGCGACTGAAGCAGGAATGA
- the LOC117187110 gene encoding uncharacterized protein LOC117187110 produces the protein MQDMLDVDIRAEIASTLATSSDLTSLDHALETISAINNNTSSGSNLPVAYNANANFLASSTLHSSPTAKWMGSSANFWSNTDYYADLGACVNPISVMPLINSAACSASSMLGSPRRGKAATSTQSRAVPASPCGDRDQHKSHLTFSPAQMKVSAGSLRREQVSAHIPKQISVVTGTGSTAPATMATNSVLQRRNSSAVDAVRKDLGTELRRAQSQSSPSEEGGNKTSKTSSNQLTAGGVSTNTIKLAPGIGGLTFANSAAYQKLKHQSSAKSPNGSSPSSGNGMVLKREEASKRGLLQQGSTTPKSIASAAHSPHHQMQSMGSPSSGSSLASSSPLSNGSNLVNIANNSSGSAGLVKPLQQKVKLPVVGSAFPKPAYSYSCLIALALKNSRAGSLPVSEIYSFLCQHFPYFENAPSGWKNSVRHNLSLNKCFEKIERPATNGNQRKGCRWAMNPERITKMDEEVQKWSRKDPQAIRCAMVYPEHLESLERGEMKHGSADSDVELDSTSEIEESSDLEEQDFDDTLVDAMLVEEDEDVMDEDEDDDMLGEFEAEEELLASHSAASQSSHHLPLHHVLLGQKSNDFDIEVSLERHLVEKSSLLYEKVDEQLYDAIDIEDDKEAVRRAIASGQGTHIIELNPADLNANHNGYHHQQQQQAKRARLDINYAIGPAGELEQQYGQKVKVQQLVQTQAQPQPTTYNRRKMPLVNRII, from the exons ATGCAGGACATGCTGGACGTGGACATCCGGGCGGAGATAGCCAGCACATTGGCTACCTCTAGCGACCTGACCTCGCTGGACCACGCCCTGGAGACGATTTCggccatcaacaacaacacgagcagcggcagcaacctGCCGGTGGCATACAACGCCAACGCCAATTTCCTGGCCAGCAGCACGCTGCACTCCTCGCCGACGGCCAAGTGGATGGGCTCCTCGGCCAACTTCTGGTCGAACACCGACTACTACGCCGATCTGGGGGCCTGCGTGAACCCCATTTCGGTGATGCCGCTGATCAACTCCGCTGCCTGCTCGGCCTCCTCCATGCTGGGGTCGCCGCGCAGGGGCAAGGCAGCCACTTCCACACAGTCGCGGGCCGTGCCGGCATCGCCATGCGGGGACCGGGACCAGCACAAGTCACATCTGACCTTCTCGCCGGCCCAGATGAAGGTCAGCGCTGGATCGCTGCGCCGGGAGCAAGTGAGCGCACACATACCCAAACAGATTTCGGTGGTAACCGGCACCGGGAGCACGGCACCGGCCACCATGGCCACCAACTCGGTGCTGCAGCGCCGAAACTCCTCGGCAGTGGATGCAGTGCGCAAGGATCTGGGCACGGAGCTGCGCAGGGCCCAGTCGCAGTCCAGTCCGTCTGAGGAGGGCGGCAACAAGACCTCAAAGACCTCCTCCAACCAGCTCACCGCCGGAGGCGTCTCCACCAACACGATCAAGCTGGCGCCCGGCATCGGGGGCCTAACCTTCGCCAACAGCGCCGCCTACCAGAAGCTGAAGCACCAGTCGTCGGCCAAGTCCCCCAACGGTTCGTCCCCGAGTTCGGGCAACGGCATGGTCCTGAAGCGGGAGGAGGCCTCCAAGCGCGGCCTGCTGCAGCAGGGGAGCACCACACCAAAGAGCATCGCCTCGGCGGCCCATTCGCCGCACCACCAGATGCAGAGCATGGGCTCGCCATCGTCCGGCTCGTCGCTGGCCTCCTCCTCGCCGCTCAGCAATGGCAGCAACCTGGTCAACATCgccaacaacagcagcggcagtgcTGGTCTCGTCAAGCCGCTGCAGCAGAAGGTCAAGCTGCCTGTCGTGGGCAGCGCCTTCCCCAAGCCGGCCTACTCATACTCCTGCCTCATCGCGCTGGCCCTGAAGAACTCGCGGGCCGGCTCGCTGCCCGTCTCGGAGATCTACAGTTTCCTGTGCCAGCACTTTCCGTACTTCGAGAATGCGCCGAGTGGCTGGAAGAACAGCGTGCGGCACAATCTGTCGCTGAACAAGTGCTTCGAGAAGATCGAGCGCCCGGCCACGAATGGCAATCAGCGCAAGGGCTGCCGCTGGGCCATGAACCCGGAGCGCATCACCAAGATGGACGAGGAAGTGCAGAAGTGGTCGCGCAAGGATCCACAGGCCATACGCTGCGCCATGGTCTATCCGGAGCACCTGGAGTCGTTGGAGCGCGGCGAGATGAAGCACGGATCGGCCGACTCCGATGTGGAGCTCGATTCGACGTCGGAGATCGAAGAGTCCTCCGATCTGGAGGAGCAGGACTTCGACGACACCCTTGTGGATGCGATGCTCGTTGAGGAGGACGAAGATGTCATGGACGAGGATGAGGACGACGATATGCTGGGCGAATTCGAGGCCGAGGAAGAGCTACTCGCCAGCCACTCCGCTGCCAGCCAGTCGAGCCATCACCTGCCCCTTCACCACGTCCTGCTCGGCCAGAAGAGCAACGACTTTGACATTGAGGTGAGTTTGGAAAGGCACCTGGTCGAGAAGTCTTCGTTGCTATACGAGAAG GTCGACGAACAACTGTACGATGCCATCGACATCGAGGACGATAAGGAGGCAGTGCGCCGCGCCATAGCCAGTGGCCAAGGCACACACATCATCGAGCTGAATCCGGCCGATCTGAATGCGAACCACAACGGctaccaccaccagcagcagcagcaggcgaaGCGTGCGCGTCTGGACATCAACTATGCCATCGGTCCCGCCGGCGAGCTGGAGCAGCAGTATGGCCAGAAGGTGAAGGTGCAGCAGCTGGTGCAGACACAGGCGCAGCCACAGCCGACCACATACAATCGCCGCAAGATGCCGCTGGTCAACCGCATCATTTAA
- the LOC117187114 gene encoding DNA-binding protein RFX2-like isoform X2 — translation MLSDLNRVDFHNMQEQAAWVSQCAPAVVQRLESDFKAALQQQSSLEQWASWLQLVVESAMEEYTGKPTYARAARQFLLKWSFYSSMIIRDLTLRSASSFGSFHLIRLLFDEYMFYLVEHKIAEAQQKTDIAVICERMKEMDFEFECQFAYITSETEQQNTPSSVSGGDVGIEAKRLKQE, via the exons ATGTTGAGTGATCTGAACCGCGTGGATTTCCACAATATGCAG GAACAGGCCGCCTGGGTGAGTCAGTGTGCCCCGGCTGTGGTTCAGAGATTGGAGAGCGACTTCAAGGCCGccctgcagcagcagagctCGCTGGAGCAGTGGGCCAGCTGGCTGCAGCTCGTGGTCGAGTCGGCCATGGAGGAGTACACGGGCAAGCCGACATATGCGCGGGCCGCCCGCCAGTTCCTGCTCAAGTGGAGCTTCTACAGCTCGATGATCATCCGGGACTTGACGCTGCGCTCGGCCTCGAGCTTCGGCAGCTTCCACCTGATAAGACTTCTGTTCGACGAGTACATGTTCTATCTGGTGGAGCACAAGATAGCCGAGGCGCAGCAGAAGACGGACATAGCGGTCATATGCGAACGCATG AAAGAGATGGACTTTGAATTTGAATGCCAGTTCGCGTACATCACCAGCGAAACGGAGCAGCAGAATACCCCCAGCTCGGTCAGCGGCGGGGATGTTGGCATCGAGGCGAAGCGACTGAAGCAGGAATGA
- the LOC117187114 gene encoding DNA-binding protein RFX2-like isoform X1: MLSDLNRVDFHNMQEQAAWVSQCAPAVVQRLESDFKAALQQQSSLEQWASWLQLVVESAMEEYTGKPTYARAARQFLLKWSFYSSMIIRDLTLRSASSFGSFHLIRLLFDEYMFYLVEHKIAEAQQKTDIAVICERMKKEMDFEFECQFAYITSETEQQNTPSSVSGGDVGIEAKRLKQE, encoded by the exons ATGTTGAGTGATCTGAACCGCGTGGATTTCCACAATATGCAG GAACAGGCCGCCTGGGTGAGTCAGTGTGCCCCGGCTGTGGTTCAGAGATTGGAGAGCGACTTCAAGGCCGccctgcagcagcagagctCGCTGGAGCAGTGGGCCAGCTGGCTGCAGCTCGTGGTCGAGTCGGCCATGGAGGAGTACACGGGCAAGCCGACATATGCGCGGGCCGCCCGCCAGTTCCTGCTCAAGTGGAGCTTCTACAGCTCGATGATCATCCGGGACTTGACGCTGCGCTCGGCCTCGAGCTTCGGCAGCTTCCACCTGATAAGACTTCTGTTCGACGAGTACATGTTCTATCTGGTGGAGCACAAGATAGCCGAGGCGCAGCAGAAGACGGACATAGCGGTCATATGCGAACGCATG AAGAAAGAGATGGACTTTGAATTTGAATGCCAGTTCGCGTACATCACCAGCGAAACGGAGCAGCAGAATACCCCCAGCTCGGTCAGCGGCGGGGATGTTGGCATCGAGGCGAAGCGACTGAAGCAGGAATGA